GGGTCCGGGCGGCGTCCAGGAGGTTCACGCTGGCCACCGCGTGGAACGCGCGTATCCACGCGACGAACCCGCCGAGCGCGATGTCCACGTACCCCGGGCCGTCGCCGCCGAAGAAGGCCTTGCCCTTGGAGCACTCGCCGAACGCGCCCTCCATCTTCTGCAGCGCTGCCACCGCGGcttccgtcgccgccgccctctcctcgtCCGTCGTCCCCACGAACGCCTTGATCCACGAGGCAAAGAACTGCACGCCCAAACGCACGCACGCAAGGATCTACGCTTAAGTAGCTGAAAGGTGTCGGTGTTCATCTGCAGTTCTGCATTCTTACCTGGTCGTCGGCGTAGGCGGCCCAGAAGCGAGCGACGGCGCGGTCGTGGGGGTCGGCGGGGAGGAGGGCGGGGCCGGAGCCGGGGAAGGCCTCGTCGAGGTACTGCACGATGAGCATGGACTCGCAGACGGGCTTGCCGGCGTGGAGGAGCACGGGGACCTTGGTGTGGACGGGGTTGGAGGCGAGGAGGAGGTCGCTCTTGTTGGTGAGGTCCTCCTCGGCGTACTCGTAGCCGGTGAGCCCCTTGAGGTGCAGCGCGACCTGCACCCGGTGCACGAACGGGCTCACCCAGACCCCCAGCAGCTTGAGCTCGTCACTCCCTCCTCCAGCTGCTCCGGCCGCCATGTCGTCGGACGAACTGATTTCTCGCGTGCTCTCCGGCCGATGGCTGATGTTTTTGTACTGCGCTCTGTGGGAGGGACGGCACAGCACACGATCTATATAGATAAGGTGATAAGGTGATTCTTGTGGTCGTTACAGTGCGTGTGTACCCTGCGATGTAGACGGCGGCTATAAGCATGGCGCCCCCCCGGTCCCAACACAACGATAGGA
This region of Triticum aestivum cultivar Chinese Spring chromosome 2D, IWGSC CS RefSeq v2.1, whole genome shotgun sequence genomic DNA includes:
- the LOC123054874 gene encoding probable glutathione S-transferase GSTU6; protein product: MAAGAAGGGSDELKLLGVWVSPFVHRVQVALHLKGLTGYEYAEEDLTNKSDLLLASNPVHTKVPVLLHAGKPVCESMLIVQYLDEAFPGSGPALLPADPHDRAVARFWAAYADDQFFASWIKAFVGTTDEERAAATEAAVAALQKMEGAFGECSKGKAFFGGDGPGYVDIALGGFVAWIRAFHAVASVNLLDAARTPLLAAWAERFAALDAAKEVIPDVDRIAEFAKHDLLPLLQKLHPKN